One segment of Deinococcus sp. Leaf326 DNA contains the following:
- the infA gene encoding translation initiation factor IF-1, with the protein MPEQREKRKKEESDTVRAEGVVEEALPNTTFRVKLDTGHDLLAYISGKMRIHYIRILPGDRVVLEISPYDTTRGRIVYRK; encoded by the coding sequence ATGCCGGAACAGCGGGAAAAACGTAAGAAGGAAGAGTCCGATACCGTGCGGGCCGAAGGGGTCGTGGAAGAGGCGCTGCCGAACACCACGTTCCGTGTGAAGCTCGACACTGGACATGACCTGCTGGCGTACATCAGCGGCAAGATGAGGATTCACTACATCCGTATCCTGCCGGGGGACCGTGTGGTTCTGGAGATTAGCCCCTACGACACCACGCGTGGGCGCATCGTCTACCGCAAGTAA
- the rpmJ gene encoding 50S ribosomal protein L36 produces the protein MKVRSSVKKMCDNCKVIRRHGRVLVICTNVKHKQRQG, from the coding sequence ATGAAAGTTCGCAGCAGTGTCAAGAAAATGTGCGACAACTGCAAGGTGATCCGCCGCCACGGGCGCGTTCTGGTCATCTGCACCAATGTCAAGCACAAGCAGAGGCAGGGTTAA
- the rpsM gene encoding 30S ribosomal protein S13: protein MARIAGVDLPREKRVEIALTYIYGIGLTRAKEVLAQTGVNPDTRVKNLSEAEQSTLREAIEKTYKVEGDLRSEVGQNIKRLMDIGAYRGLRHRRGLPVRGQRTKTNARTRKGPRKTVAGKKKATRK from the coding sequence ATGGCACGTATTGCCGGCGTTGACCTGCCCCGCGAGAAGCGCGTCGAAATCGCGCTGACCTACATCTACGGTATCGGCCTGACCCGCGCCAAGGAAGTCCTGGCGCAGACGGGCGTGAACCCCGACACCCGCGTCAAGAACCTCTCGGAGGCCGAGCAGAGCACCCTGCGCGAAGCCATCGAGAAGACCTACAAGGTCGAAGGCGACCTGCGCAGTGAAGTTGGCCAGAACATCAAGCGTCTGATGGACATCGGCGCTTACCGTGGCCTGCGTCACCGCCGCGGTCTGCCCGTGCGCGGCCAGCGCACCAAGACGAATGCGCGCACCCGCAAGGGACCGCGCAAGACCGTCGCCGGTAAGAAAAAGGCCACGAGGAAGTAA